One genomic window of Parcubacteria group bacterium includes the following:
- a CDS encoding SDR family oxidoreductase, translating into MTILITGCAGFIGSHLTEKLLNEGHRVLGVDNFQTGSLANMKSFIDNENFVFVKHDIEEPIKVGDSIDQIFHLACPAAPVHYQKDPIKTLNTAFIGTKNLLDLAHRKNAKILYVSTSEIYGDPLEHPQHESYWGNVNPIGERSCYNEGKRAAEALSFAYHRELRVDIRVVRIFNTYGPRMAKNDGRVVPNFVLQALANEPITIYGTGDQTRSFCYVDDMVSGLIAMMNNGNGFTGPVNLGNPAEISMRSLAETVIRLTQSTSKLTFKPLPSDDPHRRKPDISLAIEKLQWQPNTDLETGLRKTIDYFKSV; encoded by the coding sequence CGGAAGCCATCTCACTGAAAAACTTTTGAACGAAGGCCACCGCGTGTTGGGCGTGGACAACTTCCAAACCGGGTCCTTGGCCAACATGAAATCGTTTATTGACAACGAGAACTTTGTATTTGTAAAGCACGACATTGAGGAACCCATCAAGGTTGGCGACAGCATTGACCAAATCTTTCACCTCGCGTGTCCCGCAGCGCCGGTGCACTACCAAAAAGACCCCATCAAGACTTTGAATACCGCATTCATTGGCACCAAGAATCTGCTTGACCTGGCGCACCGTAAAAATGCGAAAATCCTCTACGTTTCAACGTCCGAAATCTACGGCGATCCCCTGGAACATCCCCAGCATGAATCCTACTGGGGCAACGTAAACCCAATCGGCGAACGCTCCTGCTACAACGAGGGTAAGCGCGCCGCGGAAGCGCTCTCATTCGCCTACCACCGAGAGCTACGTGTGGATATCCGCGTGGTGCGCATCTTCAACACCTACGGGCCCAGAATGGCAAAAAATGACGGCCGCGTGGTGCCGAATTTCGTGCTCCAGGCCCTGGCAAATGAACCCATCACCATCTACGGCACCGGGGACCAAACCCGCAGTTTCTGCTATGTTGATGACATGGTTTCGGGTTTGATTGCCATGATGAACAACGGCAATGGGTTTACCGGGCCCGTAAACCTCGGCAACCCCGCGGAAATTTCCATGCGCTCTCTGGCCGAAACCGTGATCCGCTTGACGCAATCAACATCCAAATTGACCTTTAAGCCACTGCCTTCTGACGACCCGCACCGCCGCAAGCCGGACATCTCGCTCGCCATAGAAAAACTGCAATGGCAGCCAAACACTGACCTTGAAACCGGATTGCGAAAGACCATTGATTACTTTAAATCGGTATGA
- a CDS encoding SDR family NAD(P)-dependent oxidoreductase, translating to MTVLVTGSAGFIGFHVAKSLLDRGDVVVGIDNFNSYYNPKLKEDRNAILEKYDNYKLYRVDITDRNSLNDVFSKEKIDIVCHLAAQAGARYSIDHPAEYVQTNIQGTLNIFEAARDHGVKNIIFASSSSVYGNNPVPWSESQAVDEPINPYGASKRATELLAYTYHTLYGLNMTALRFFTVYGPWGRPDMAYFKWTQAITKGEPIDVYNNGNMKRDFTYIDDIVAGTLAVIDNPKPYEIYNLGNHASEELGAMIGLIERELKKQAQKNLLPMQAGDFLENFADITKAKRDLDFEPKTRLEEGIKKFVAWYKEYYQL from the coding sequence ATGACTGTGCTTGTAACCGGCTCTGCCGGATTCATCGGATTCCACGTTGCCAAATCCCTGCTTGACCGGGGCGATGTTGTGGTTGGCATTGACAACTTCAACTCCTATTATAACCCCAAACTCAAAGAAGACCGGAATGCGATTTTGGAAAAGTACGACAATTACAAACTTTACCGCGTTGACATCACGGACCGGAACTCACTCAACGATGTATTCAGTAAAGAAAAAATTGACATAGTGTGCCACCTCGCGGCCCAAGCAGGAGCGCGCTATTCCATTGATCATCCAGCCGAATACGTGCAAACAAACATTCAGGGCACACTGAATATTTTTGAAGCGGCACGCGACCATGGCGTAAAAAACATTATATTTGCCTCAAGCTCTTCGGTGTACGGGAACAATCCGGTTCCTTGGAGCGAATCCCAGGCAGTTGACGAACCTATTAACCCATACGGTGCCTCAAAACGCGCAACTGAACTCTTAGCCTACACCTACCACACGCTGTACGGCCTCAATATGACTGCCTTGCGTTTTTTTACGGTCTACGGCCCTTGGGGCAGGCCTGACATGGCTTACTTTAAGTGGACCCAGGCAATCACTAAAGGCGAGCCTATTGATGTCTATAACAATGGCAACATGAAGCGCGACTTCACATACATTGATGACATTGTGGCAGGAACCCTGGCCGTGATTGACAATCCGAAGCCGTACGAAATCTACAACCTCGGCAACCACGCCAGCGAAGAGCTTGGCGCTATGATTGGGCTGATTGAACGAGAGCTGAAAAAACAAGCGCAAAAAAATCTCCTGCCCATGCAAGCCGGGGACTTTTTAGAAAACTTTGCGGACATTACAAAAGCAAAACGCGACCTGGATTTTGAACCCAAAACGCGGCTAGAAGAAGGAATCAAAAAATTTGTGGCCTGGTACAAAGAGTACTACCAGCTATGA
- a CDS encoding GDP-mannose 4,6-dehydratase, with product MDQKTALITGILGQDGPYLAKLLLTKGYKVYGMIRRYTNPNFENTDYLGVTNQIEFVSGDLTDESSLIHVIKNIRPDEVYNLAAQSFVGSSWHLAKLTTEVNALGVLYLLNAIKLHSPATKFYQASTSEMFGHSGNGEPLNEGSPFAPQSPYAISKLYAYWMVNNYKESYGMFCANGILFNHESPIRGREFVTRKITDGVARIKLGKASELRLGNLDAKRDWGFAGDEVEAMWLMLQQNEPDNFVVATGESHSVREFVDAAFRHAGITDWERYVVIDPRFKRPSDVKDLCGDYRKSQHILGWEPKVSFSELVAMMMDADLKRLS from the coding sequence ATGGACCAAAAAACAGCGCTCATCACAGGGATTTTGGGCCAGGACGGGCCGTACCTTGCCAAGCTCTTGCTTACGAAGGGCTACAAGGTGTATGGCATGATCCGGCGGTACACGAATCCGAACTTTGAGAACACGGATTACCTCGGGGTTACGAACCAGATTGAGTTTGTGAGCGGGGACTTAACCGATGAATCCTCCTTGATTCACGTCATCAAAAACATCCGTCCGGATGAGGTGTATAATCTTGCGGCCCAGTCGTTCGTAGGCTCTTCGTGGCATTTGGCAAAACTTACCACCGAGGTGAATGCGCTCGGGGTGCTGTACCTTTTGAATGCAATCAAGTTGCACAGCCCGGCCACCAAATTTTACCAGGCATCAACCAGCGAAATGTTTGGGCATTCCGGCAACGGCGAGCCTCTCAACGAAGGGTCGCCATTCGCGCCCCAGAGCCCGTATGCCATCAGCAAGCTGTATGCCTACTGGATGGTGAATAACTACAAAGAATCATACGGCATGTTTTGCGCCAACGGCATCCTCTTCAACCACGAATCACCAATCCGCGGGCGCGAATTTGTGACGCGGAAAATCACGGACGGCGTGGCGCGCATCAAACTCGGAAAAGCGAGCGAGTTGCGGCTCGGAAATCTTGATGCCAAGCGCGACTGGGGGTTTGCCGGGGATGAGGTGGAAGCCATGTGGCTCATGCTCCAGCAGAATGAGCCGGATAATTTTGTGGTTGCGACCGGGGAGTCGCATTCGGTCCGGGAGTTTGTGGATGCCGCGTTTCGGCATGCGGGAATCACGGATTGGGAGCGCTATGTGGTTATAGACCCGCGTTTTAAACGGCCTTCGGACGTGAAGGACCTGTGCGGGGACTACCGAAAATCCCAGCACATACTTGGCTGGGAGCCGAAAGTTTCATTTAGTGAGTTGGTTGCGATGATGATGGATGCGGACCTCAAGCGTTTATCATAG
- a CDS encoding glucose-1-phosphate thymidylyltransferase, whose translation MEIRDLSYYFDLSNFKHKTLFENSEYVFDFIKRLEQYIKDNLKPEILGEVMDGAFIGSNVYLGKGSVVQPGAWVAGPAIIGEDCQIRHGAYVGANTLTGDHVVIGHASEVGSSVFLNESRAPHFAFVGNSILGNKVNLGAGTKLSNLKVTMDEIEVAGVKTGLEKIGAIIGDGSSLGCNTVTQPATFIGKNVYGYPGAVLRGFIESNKIVKLRQTQEEVLFDPNH comes from the coding sequence ATGGAAATAAGAGACCTGTCGTACTACTTTGACCTTTCAAATTTCAAGCACAAAACGCTATTTGAGAATAGCGAGTATGTGTTTGATTTTATCAAGCGTCTTGAACAGTACATTAAAGACAACCTCAAGCCCGAGATTCTAGGGGAGGTTATGGACGGCGCGTTTATCGGGAGTAATGTCTATCTTGGCAAAGGGAGCGTGGTACAGCCCGGGGCATGGGTGGCAGGGCCCGCCATTATCGGAGAGGACTGCCAGATTAGGCATGGCGCGTACGTTGGCGCCAACACGCTCACCGGCGATCACGTAGTCATTGGCCATGCATCCGAGGTGGGCAGTTCCGTGTTTCTGAATGAGTCGCGCGCCCCGCACTTCGCGTTTGTAGGGAATAGTATTTTAGGCAACAAGGTCAATTTGGGCGCCGGCACCAAGCTCTCCAACTTAAAAGTCACCATGGACGAGATTGAGGTCGCGGGCGTCAAAACCGGCCTGGAGAAAATCGGAGCCATTATTGGGGACGGAAGCTCGCTCGGATGCAACACCGTGACCCAGCCCGCCACATTCATCGGCAAGAATGTGTATGGCTACCCGGGCGCAGTGTTGCGCGGGTTTATTGAATCAAACAAAATTGTCAAACTCCGGCAGACGCAAGAGGAGGTGTTGTTTGATCCTAACCATTAA